In Haliaeetus albicilla chromosome 18, bHalAlb1.1, whole genome shotgun sequence, one genomic interval encodes:
- the PRKAG1 gene encoding 5'-AMP-activated protein kinase subunit gamma-1 isoform X2 has product MEDPGPGPGPTSESPVELSPPGLEGEPHHGAYTTFMKSHRCYDLIPTSSKLVVFDTSLQVKKAFFALVTNGVRAAPLWDSKKQSFVGMLTITDFINILHRYYKSPMVQIYELEEHKIETWREVYLQDSFKPLVCISPNASLFDAVSSLIRNKIHRLPVIDPDSGNTLYILTHKRILKFLKLFIAEVPKPEFMAKTLEELRIGTYNNIAVVRTSTPIYVALGIFVQHRVSALPVVDESGRVVDIYSKFDVINLAAEKTYNNLDVTVTRALQHRSHYFEGVLKCYKHETLETIINRLVEAEVHRLVVVDESDVVKGIVSLSDILQALVLPQGR; this is encoded by the exons Atggag gatcccggtcccggtcccggtccgACCTCAGAGAGCCCGGTGGAGCTGAGCCCCCCGGGGCTGGAAG GGGAGCCCCACCATGGCGCCTACACCACCTTCATGAAGTCCCACCGCTGTTATGATCTGATCCCCACCAGCTCCAAGCTGGTCGTCTTCGACACTTCCCTGCAG GTGAAGAAGGCTTTCTTTGCGCTGGTCACCAATGGCGTGCGGGCTGCCCCACTGTGGGACAGCAAGAAGCAAAGCTTCGTGG GCATGCTGACCATCACCGACTTCATCAACATCTTGCACCGCTACTACAAGTCACCCATG GTGCAGATCTAtgagctggaggagcacaaaATCGAGACATGGAGAG AGGTCTACCTACAAGACTCCTTCAAGCCGCTGGTCTGCATTTCCCCCAACGCTAG CCTCTTTGACGCCGTCTCCTCCCTGATCCGGAACAAGATCCACCGTTTGCCCGTCATTGACCCCGATTCGGGGAACACGCTCTACATCCTCACCCACAAACGCATCCTCAAGTTCCTCAAACTCTTT ATAGCAGAGGTCCCAAAGCCTGAGTTCATGGCCAAGACGCTGGAGGAGCTGCGGATCGGCACCTACAACAACATCGCCGTGGTGCGGACCAGCACCCCCATCTACGTGGCGCTGGGCATCTTCGTGCAGCATCGCGTGTCCGCTCTGCCGGTCGTCGATGAGTCGG gGCGGGTGGTGGATATCTACTCCAAATTCGACGTTATT AACCTGGCAGCCGAAAAGACCTACAACAACCTGGACGTGACGGTGACACGGGCGCTGCAGCATCGCTCCCACTACTTCGAGGGCGTCCTCAAGTGTTATAAGCACGAGACGCTGGAAACTATCATCAACCGCCTGGTAGAGGCCGAG gttcACCGGCTGGTGGTGGTGGACGAGAGCGACGTGGTCAAGGGGATTGTCTCTCTCTCAGACATCCtgcaagccctggtcctcccGCAGGGCCGCTGA
- the PRKAG1 gene encoding 5'-AMP-activated protein kinase subunit gamma-1 isoform X1, giving the protein MEDPGPGPGPTSESPVELSPPGLEGTLHCLSPGEPHHGAYTTFMKSHRCYDLIPTSSKLVVFDTSLQVKKAFFALVTNGVRAAPLWDSKKQSFVGMLTITDFINILHRYYKSPMVQIYELEEHKIETWREVYLQDSFKPLVCISPNASLFDAVSSLIRNKIHRLPVIDPDSGNTLYILTHKRILKFLKLFIAEVPKPEFMAKTLEELRIGTYNNIAVVRTSTPIYVALGIFVQHRVSALPVVDESGRVVDIYSKFDVINLAAEKTYNNLDVTVTRALQHRSHYFEGVLKCYKHETLETIINRLVEAEVHRLVVVDESDVVKGIVSLSDILQALVLPQGR; this is encoded by the exons Atggag gatcccggtcccggtcccggtccgACCTCAGAGAGCCCGGTGGAGCTGAGCCCCCCGGGGCTGGAAG GCACCTTACACTGCCTGTCCCCAGGGGAGCCCCACCATGGCGCCTACACCACCTTCATGAAGTCCCACCGCTGTTATGATCTGATCCCCACCAGCTCCAAGCTGGTCGTCTTCGACACTTCCCTGCAG GTGAAGAAGGCTTTCTTTGCGCTGGTCACCAATGGCGTGCGGGCTGCCCCACTGTGGGACAGCAAGAAGCAAAGCTTCGTGG GCATGCTGACCATCACCGACTTCATCAACATCTTGCACCGCTACTACAAGTCACCCATG GTGCAGATCTAtgagctggaggagcacaaaATCGAGACATGGAGAG AGGTCTACCTACAAGACTCCTTCAAGCCGCTGGTCTGCATTTCCCCCAACGCTAG CCTCTTTGACGCCGTCTCCTCCCTGATCCGGAACAAGATCCACCGTTTGCCCGTCATTGACCCCGATTCGGGGAACACGCTCTACATCCTCACCCACAAACGCATCCTCAAGTTCCTCAAACTCTTT ATAGCAGAGGTCCCAAAGCCTGAGTTCATGGCCAAGACGCTGGAGGAGCTGCGGATCGGCACCTACAACAACATCGCCGTGGTGCGGACCAGCACCCCCATCTACGTGGCGCTGGGCATCTTCGTGCAGCATCGCGTGTCCGCTCTGCCGGTCGTCGATGAGTCGG gGCGGGTGGTGGATATCTACTCCAAATTCGACGTTATT AACCTGGCAGCCGAAAAGACCTACAACAACCTGGACGTGACGGTGACACGGGCGCTGCAGCATCGCTCCCACTACTTCGAGGGCGTCCTCAAGTGTTATAAGCACGAGACGCTGGAAACTATCATCAACCGCCTGGTAGAGGCCGAG gttcACCGGCTGGTGGTGGTGGACGAGAGCGACGTGGTCAAGGGGATTGTCTCTCTCTCAGACATCCtgcaagccctggtcctcccGCAGGGCCGCTGA
- the DDN gene encoding dendrin yields the protein MGTRRDTGTLPVVAAGGKGSRGGELVGWGGGGGGGHPGDGRQGPHGVPGSQPPGAASPGGFGIVPHGHRPGDHRAGRGGPRGRTCGGGRPRGRADAWLRRSSGERSAARPPPSPGPPRWGPSRFPGAMLGGPERGAGRLRICERTKLLLVEIDTVACCSPAAGMAAGCRPAPPWTYRRIAGEYAYLEKRFVAELAPPWPPAPPVPPRRLQDFATPPPLGRETRPRAPPTRCPPGQPEGTGGSGPRGRHPPCAPLPPLPGGRLGPPSYEAHMQRVQAAHTRRGGPPPYISPPAYDAPHRTLQLRPPWGPRSPPPAPRGRGAVLGGWSHTLPRAATEAGHRRPRGTQSSPGGPSTPRHSQTLPRAATGRERVPGRGRGRRGTGGHVLIDATRVVVRAQYVPPPQRQQVRYAGGSPGPTAPLCSSPPAAPGAVTPPAAPSPPRDLPGSPRSPWQSPGSCGGPRGQPPPRRPVLYAQALREAVSRIRRHTAPDSDSEAEGGAGGPRWRHCRDACAYSSSSSSLESTGAPPGATSPPRA from the exons atggggacccGGCGGGACACGGGGACCCTCCCGGTGGTGGCTGCG GGGGGGAAGGGATCCCGGGGGGGGGAgttggtggggtggggtggtggtggtggtggggggcaCCCCGGGGACGGCCGGCAGGGTCCCCACGGTGTACCAGGCTCCCAGCCGCCGGGGGCTGCCTCCCCCGGTGGGTTTGGCATCGTGCCCCACGGCCACCGGCCCGGTGACCACCGAGCAGGACGCGGGGGTCCCCGAGGGCGCACGTGCGGCGGTGGCCGCCCACGTGGGCGAGCGGACGCGTGGCTCCGCCGAAGCTCCGGTGAGCGTTCGGCTGCAcggccccccccctccccgggccctCCACGGTGGGGACCCTCCCGATTCCCTGGGGCTATGCTGGGTGGTCcggagcggggcgcggggcgcCTGCGGATCTGCGAACGGaccaagctgctgctggtggagaTCGACACGGTGGCGTGTTGCAGCCCGGCCGCCGGCATGGCCGCGGGGTGCCGGCCTGCGCCCCCCTGGACCTACCGCCGCATCGCCGGGGAATACGC GTACCTGGAGAAGCGCTTCGTGGCGGAGCTGGCCCCCCCCTGGCCCCCGGcacccccagttcccccccGGCGCCTGCAGGACTTCgccaccccaccccccctgGGCCGGGAGACCCGGCCCCGGGCACCCCCCACCCGCTGCCCCCCGGGACAGCCTGAGGGGACGGGGGGCAGCGGACCCCGGGGCCGGCACCCACCGTGTGCCCCTCTTCCCCCGCTGCCAGGGGGTAGGCTGGGCCCCCCCAGCTACGAGGCCCATATGCAGCGGGTGCAGGCGGCCCACACCCGCCGTGGGGGGCCACCCCCCTACATCTCGCCCCCCGCCTACGATGCTCCCCACCGCACCCTGCAGCTCCGGCCCCCCTGGGGACCACGTAGCCCCCCGCCGGCACCCCGGGGCCGTGGGGCTGTGTTGGGGGGCTGGAGCCACACGCTGCCCCGGGCGGCTACCGAAGCCGGGCACCGACGGCCCCGGGGGACGCAGTCGTCCCCGGGGGGGCCCAGCACCCCCCGCCACAGCCAGACGCTGCCCCGGGCAGCAACCGGCCGGGAACGGGTCCCAGGACGCGGCAGAGGGCGGCGGGGGACGGGGGGGCACGTACTTATCGACGCCACCCGTGTGGTGGTCCGGGCCCAGTAcgtcccccccccgcagcgGCAGCAGGTCCGCTAcgcgggggggtccccagggcccACTGCCCCCCTATGCAGCAGCCCTCCTGCGGCCCCCGGGGCTGTCACCCCACCGGCAGCACCCTCACCCCCCCGGGATctccccggcagcccccgcAGTCCCTGGCAGAGCCCGGGTAGCTGTGGGGGTCCCCGGGGCCAGCCCCCCCCGCGGCGGCCGGTGCTGTACGCCCAGGCGTTACGCGAGGCCGTGTCCCGCATCCGGCGGCACACGGCTCCCGACTCCGATTCGGAGGCGgaggggggcgcgggggggccCCGGTGGCGGCACTGCCGCGACGCCTGCgcctacagcagcagcagcagcagcctggagagCACCGGGGCCCCCCCGGGGGCCACCAGCCCCCCCCGGGCCTGA
- the WNT1 gene encoding proto-oncogene Wnt-1 isoform X1, whose product MPGEEDAPVAERNRVRLPPPATPPGGLRWGAGCRGSLPGDRRPRLCRRGIINVASSTNLLTDSKNVQLVLDPSLQLLSRKQRKLIRQNPGILHSVSSGLQTAIKECKWQFRNRRWNCPTSQGPNIFGKIVNRGCRETAFIFAITSAGVTHSVARSCSEGSIESCTCDYRRRGPGGPDWHWGGCSDNIDFGRLFGREFVDSSEKGRDLRFLMNLHNNEAGRMTVFSEMRQECKCHGMSGSCTVRTCWMRLPTFRAVGDVLKDRFDGASRVIYGNKGSNRASRVELHHLEPENPAHKPPSPHDLVYFEKSPNFCTYSGKTGTAGTAGRFCNSSSPGLDGCELLCCGRGYRTRTQRVTERCNCTFHWCCHVSCLNCTNTQVLHECL is encoded by the exons ATGCCCGGGGAGGAGGATGCTCCAGTAGCAGAGAGGAACCGGGTcaggctccccccccccgccacccccccggGAGGGTTGAGGTGGGGAGCGGGATGTCGGGGATCCCTCCCCGGTGATCGTCGTCCCCGCTTGTGCCGCAGGGGCATCATCAACGTGGCCTCGTCCACCAACCTGCTGACCGACTCCAAGAATGTGCAGCTGGTGCTGGaccccagcctgcagctgctgagCCGCAAGCAACGCAAGCTGATCCGCCAGAACCCCGGCATCCTGCACAGCGTCAGCTCCGGCCTCCAGACCGCCATCAAGGAGTGCAAGTGGCAATTCCGCAACCGCCGCTGGAACTGCCCCACCTCCCAGGGTCCCAATATCTTCGGCAAAATCGTCAACCGGG GCTGCCGGGAGACGGCGTTCATCTTCGCCATCACCAGCGCCGGCGTCACGCATTCGGTGGCACGGTCCTGCTCGGAGGGCTCCATCGAGTCCTGCACCTGTGACTACCGGCGCCGCGGTCCCGGGGGGCCTGACTGGcactgggggggctgcagcgaCAACATCGACTTCGGGCGCCTCTTTGGGAGGGAGTTTGTGGACTCCAGTGAGAAGGGCCGCGACCTGCGCTTCCTCATGAACCTGCATAACAACGAGGCCGGGCGCATG ACGGTCTTCTCAGAGATGCGCCAGGAGTGCAAGTGCCACGGCATGTCAGGCTCCTGCACCGTCCGCACGTGCTGGATGCGGCTGCCCACTTTCCGCGCCGTGGGTGACGTCCTGAAGGACCGCTTCGACGGCGCTTCCCGCGTCATCTATGGCAACAAGGGCAGCAACCGGGCGTCACGGGTCGAGCTGCATCACCTGGAGCCCGAAAACCCGGCTCACAAACCCCCCTCGCCCCATGACCTCGTCTACTTTGAAAAGTCACCCAATTTCTGCACCTACAGCGGGAAGACGGGAACGGCGGGCACAGCCGGGCGCTTCTGCAACAGCTCCTCGCCGGGGCTGGATGGGTGCGAGCTGCTGTGCTGCGGGCGCGGGTACCGCACGCGCACCCAGCGCGTCACCGAGCGCTGCAACTGCACCTTCCACTGGTGCTGCCATGTCAGCTGCCTGAACTGCACCAACACCCAGGTGCTGCATGAGTGCCTGTGA
- the WNT1 gene encoding proto-oncogene Wnt-1 isoform X2, producing the protein MRTAALGLALRALWALALSSLSNTLAVNNSGRWWGIINVASSTNLLTDSKNVQLVLDPSLQLLSRKQRKLIRQNPGILHSVSSGLQTAIKECKWQFRNRRWNCPTSQGPNIFGKIVNRGCRETAFIFAITSAGVTHSVARSCSEGSIESCTCDYRRRGPGGPDWHWGGCSDNIDFGRLFGREFVDSSEKGRDLRFLMNLHNNEAGRMTVFSEMRQECKCHGMSGSCTVRTCWMRLPTFRAVGDVLKDRFDGASRVIYGNKGSNRASRVELHHLEPENPAHKPPSPHDLVYFEKSPNFCTYSGKTGTAGTAGRFCNSSSPGLDGCELLCCGRGYRTRTQRVTERCNCTFHWCCHVSCLNCTNTQVLHECL; encoded by the exons ATGAGAACCGCCGCGCTGGGGCTGGCGCTCCGGGCGCTCTGGGCTCtggccctctcctccctctccaaCACGCTGGCGGTGAACAACAGCGGGAGGTGGTG GGGCATCATCAACGTGGCCTCGTCCACCAACCTGCTGACCGACTCCAAGAATGTGCAGCTGGTGCTGGaccccagcctgcagctgctgagCCGCAAGCAACGCAAGCTGATCCGCCAGAACCCCGGCATCCTGCACAGCGTCAGCTCCGGCCTCCAGACCGCCATCAAGGAGTGCAAGTGGCAATTCCGCAACCGCCGCTGGAACTGCCCCACCTCCCAGGGTCCCAATATCTTCGGCAAAATCGTCAACCGGG GCTGCCGGGAGACGGCGTTCATCTTCGCCATCACCAGCGCCGGCGTCACGCATTCGGTGGCACGGTCCTGCTCGGAGGGCTCCATCGAGTCCTGCACCTGTGACTACCGGCGCCGCGGTCCCGGGGGGCCTGACTGGcactgggggggctgcagcgaCAACATCGACTTCGGGCGCCTCTTTGGGAGGGAGTTTGTGGACTCCAGTGAGAAGGGCCGCGACCTGCGCTTCCTCATGAACCTGCATAACAACGAGGCCGGGCGCATG ACGGTCTTCTCAGAGATGCGCCAGGAGTGCAAGTGCCACGGCATGTCAGGCTCCTGCACCGTCCGCACGTGCTGGATGCGGCTGCCCACTTTCCGCGCCGTGGGTGACGTCCTGAAGGACCGCTTCGACGGCGCTTCCCGCGTCATCTATGGCAACAAGGGCAGCAACCGGGCGTCACGGGTCGAGCTGCATCACCTGGAGCCCGAAAACCCGGCTCACAAACCCCCCTCGCCCCATGACCTCGTCTACTTTGAAAAGTCACCCAATTTCTGCACCTACAGCGGGAAGACGGGAACGGCGGGCACAGCCGGGCGCTTCTGCAACAGCTCCTCGCCGGGGCTGGATGGGTGCGAGCTGCTGTGCTGCGGGCGCGGGTACCGCACGCGCACCCAGCGCGTCACCGAGCGCTGCAACTGCACCTTCCACTGGTGCTGCCATGTCAGCTGCCTGAACTGCACCAACACCCAGGTGCTGCATGAGTGCCTGTGA
- the ARF3 gene encoding ADP-ribosylation factor 3, which yields MGNIFGNLLKSLIGKKEMRILMVGLDAAGKTTILYKLKLGEIVTTIPTIGFNVETVEYKNISFTVWDVGGQDKIRPLWRHYFQNTQGLIFVVDSNDRERVNEAREELMRMLAEDELRDAVLLVFANKQDLPNAMNAAEITDKLGLHSLRHRNWYIQATCATSGDGLYEGLDWLANQLKNKK from the exons ATGGGCAACATCTTTGGGAACCTGCTGAAGAGCCTGATTGGAAAGAAGGAGATGCGGATCCTGATGGTGGGGCTGGACGCCGCCGGGAAGACCACCATCCTCTACAAGCTGAAGCTGGGGGAGATCGTCACCACCATCCCCACCATAG GGTTCAACGTGGAGACGGTGGAGTACAAGAACATCAGCTTCACCGTGTGGGACGTGGGTGGGCAGGACAAGATCCGACCCCTCTGGCGGCATTACTTCCAAAACACCCAGG GGCTGATCTTCGTGGTGGACAGCAACGACCGGGAGCGGGTGAACGAGGCGCGGGAGGAGCTGATGCGGATGCTGGCAGAGGACGAGCTGCGGGACGCCGTCCTCCTCGTCTTCGCCAACAAGCAG GACCTGCCCAACGCCATGAACGCGGCGGAGATCACGGACAAGCTGGGGCTGCATTCCCTGCGCCACCGTAACTGGTACATCCAGGCCACCTGTGCCACCAGTGGGGACGGGCTCTACGAGGGCCTCGACTGGCTCGCCAACCAGCTCAAGAACAAGAAGTGA
- the FKBP11 gene encoding peptidyl-prolyl cis-trans isomerase FKBP11 → MPPPAALLLLLLPVLLPPPFARAAESETESGARGLRLETLVPPPEGCTELSAPGDTVHIHYTGSLEDGRIIDTSLSRDPLQVELGKRQVIPGLEQSLLDMCVGEKRRAIIPPHLAYGKRGSPPTIPGDAVLRFEVELVGLSRASYWQKVVNEVLPLLCLGLVPALLGLIGYHLYRKASSPKLSKKKLKEEKRNKAKKK, encoded by the exons atgcctccccccgccgcgctgttgctgctgctgttaccggtgctgctgccgccgccgttCGCCCGCGCCGCCGAGAGCGAAACCGAAAGCGGTGCCCGGGGGCTACGGCTGGAGACGCTG GTGCCCCCCCCCGAGGGCTGTACGGAGCTGTCGGCGCCGGGGGACACGGTGCACATCCACTACACG GGCAGCCTGGAAGATGGCCGGATCATCGACACCTCGCTGAGCCGGGACCCGCTCCAGGTGGAGCTGGGCAAGCGCCAAGTCATCCCCG GCCTGGAGCAGAGTTTGCTGGACATGTGTGTGGG GGAGAAGCGGAGAGCTATCATTCCCCCTCACCTGGCCTATGGCAAGCGGGGCTCCCCTCCCACCATCCCAG GCGATGCGGTGCTGCGGTTCGAGGTGGAGCTGGTCGGTTTGTCCCGGGCCAGTTACTGGCAGAAGGTGGTGAATGAGGTGCTGCCGCTGCtgtgcctggggctggtgccggcGCTGCTGGGGCTCATCGGGTACCACCTCTACCGCAAGGCCAGCAGCCCCAAGCTCTCCaaaaagaagctgaaggaggagaagaggaacaaagccaaaaagaaataa
- the CCDC65 gene encoding dynein regulatory complex subunit 2 isoform X1 produces the protein MSEKRHSRVAAPMAAEDGLLLLQSQALAEEEEAKTKGEMLTRFLKDKLAKEERSSTLNLHKLRTQWRTVLREVKDKELRQDIEILSQTFARVMDCKDSVIESLATDLEEAEEQHAQALRSHLYNIDRLLQLQHCRLTCLEEGYGAQLEALKMELEAERRTILEQHEQESCYLRDVALATEQNYAKNNHEATLNFQSARDDIKYKSQQEKQYSRLQLGGKVEVLWEQFQRAMQSYTEATEHQKIAFEALKQKDKKSSREIEMQAKKLQKLQDLVTAAKGQIAAHLRESEKQNRRAREEKESVLRQLQELKNEMKQARATAHGSLARLTTQSSTALKALARVVEKVRPAAHGQGKHQRGAAVPSHPALTCTPPSQAQRILRLAEMCRRLETEEEKVLPFYPSSLAEGDQREAQQVLEETPTEPLAQAMQDYVGLERFWQRFNKVKLEEQALERERAALSQRNQHLRELLRQYLAGISVSREVLSEPNAVLTIERKNCIPADLRRAEGGHAQGHQGTKHPDSLSEGDAHPDPIHGSTGTS, from the exons ATGTCGGAGAAGCGCCACTCGCGGGTGGCAGCCCCCATGGCGGCGGAGGAtgggctcctgctgctgcagagccaagCGCtggccgaggaggaggaggccaaGACGAAGGGGGAGATGCTCACCCGGTTCCTGAAG GACAAGCTGGCCAAGGAGGAGCGCAGCAGCACCCTGAACCTCCACAAGCTCAGGACGCAGTGGCGGACGGTGTTGCGGGAGGTCAAGGATAAGGAGCTGCGCCAGGACATCGAGATCCTCAGCCAGACATTTGCGCGAGTGATGGACTGCAAGGACAGCGTCATCGAG TCTCTGGCCACAGACCtggaggaggcggaggagcaACACGCCCAGGCCCTGCGCAGCCACCTGTACAACATCGACCgcctgctgcagctccagcactgCCGCCTGACGTGCCTGGAGGAGGGGTACGGCGCCCAGCTGGAGGCCCTGAAGATGGAATTAGAGGCTGAGAG GAGGACCATCCTTGAGCAGCACGAGCAAGAAAGCTGCTATCTGCGTGACGTGGCACTGGCCACAGAGCAGAATTACGCCAAGAACAACCACGAGGCCACGCTGAACTTCCAGAGTGCCCGTGATGACATCAAATACAAG AGCCAGCAGGAGAAGCAGTACAGCCGCCTGCAGCTGGGTGGGAAGGTGGAGGTGCTCTGGGAGCAGTTCCAGAGGGCCATGCAGAGCTACACGGAGGCCACCGAGCACCAGAAGATTGCTTTTGAGGCACTGAAACAGAAGGACAAGAAGAGCTCCAGGGAGATAGAGATGCAGGCGAAGAAGCTGCAAAAGCTCCAG GACTTGGTCACAGCCGCCAAGGGCCAGATCGCGGCTCACCTCCGAGAGAGCGAAAAGCAGAACCGGCGTGCAcgggaggagaaggaaagcgTCCTCAGGCAGCTCCAGGAGCTCAAGAACGAGATGAAGCAGGCCAGGGCTACGGCCCACGGCAGCCTGGCCAGGCTCACcacacagagcagcactgccctgAAGGCTCTGGCGCGGGTGGTGGAGAAGGTGAGGCCAGCAGCCCATGGGCAGGGGAAGCACCAGAGGGGTGCTGCCGTGCCCTCCCACCCTGCCCTCACTTGcacccccccttcccaggcCCAGCGCATCCTGCGGCTGGCCGAGATGTGCCGCAGGCTGGAGACGGAGGAGGAAAAGGTGCTGCCTTTCTACCCTTCCTCGCTGGCAGAGGGGGATCAGCGAGAAGCTCAGCAAGTCCTTGAGGAGACACCCACGGAGCCCCTGGCCCAG GCCATGCAGGACTACGTGGGGCTGGAGCGCTTCTGGCAGCGGTTCAACAAGGTGAAGCTGGAAGAGCAGGCGCTGGAGCGGGAGCGGGCAGCCCTGAGCCAGAGGAACCAGCACCTGCGGGAGCTGCTCAGGCAGTACCTGGCAGGGATCTCCGTCAGCCGGGAGGTGCTGAGTGAGCCCAATGCGGTCCTCACCATCGAGCGCAAGAACTGCATCCCCGCGGACTTGCGCCGTGCTGAGGGGGGCCATGCACAAGGTCATCAGGGCACCAAACACCCTGACAGCCTCTCGGAAGGGGACGCCCACCCAGACCCCATCCATGGCTCCACAGGCACCAGCTGA
- the CCDC65 gene encoding dynein regulatory complex subunit 2 isoform X2 produces the protein MSEKRHSRVAAPMAAEDGLLLLQSQALAEEEEAKTKGEMLTRFLKDKLAKEERSSTLNLHKLRTQWRTVLREVKDKELRQDIEILSQTFARVMDCKDSVIESLATDLEEAEEQHAQALRSHLYNIDRLLQLQHCRLTCLEEGYGAQLEALKMELEAERRTILEQHEQESCYLRDVALATEQNYAKNNHEATLNFQSARDDIKYKSQQEKQYSRLQLGGKVEVLWEQFQRAMQSYTEATEHQKIAFEALKQKDKKSSREIEMQAKKLQKLQDLVTAAKGQIAAHLRESEKQNRRAREEKESVLRQLQELKNEMKQARATAHGSLARLTTQSSTALKALARVVEKAQRILRLAEMCRRLETEEEKVLPFYPSSLAEGDQREAQQVLEETPTEPLAQAMQDYVGLERFWQRFNKVKLEEQALERERAALSQRNQHLRELLRQYLAGISVSREVLSEPNAVLTIERKNCIPADLRRAEGGHAQGHQGTKHPDSLSEGDAHPDPIHGSTGTS, from the exons ATGTCGGAGAAGCGCCACTCGCGGGTGGCAGCCCCCATGGCGGCGGAGGAtgggctcctgctgctgcagagccaagCGCtggccgaggaggaggaggccaaGACGAAGGGGGAGATGCTCACCCGGTTCCTGAAG GACAAGCTGGCCAAGGAGGAGCGCAGCAGCACCCTGAACCTCCACAAGCTCAGGACGCAGTGGCGGACGGTGTTGCGGGAGGTCAAGGATAAGGAGCTGCGCCAGGACATCGAGATCCTCAGCCAGACATTTGCGCGAGTGATGGACTGCAAGGACAGCGTCATCGAG TCTCTGGCCACAGACCtggaggaggcggaggagcaACACGCCCAGGCCCTGCGCAGCCACCTGTACAACATCGACCgcctgctgcagctccagcactgCCGCCTGACGTGCCTGGAGGAGGGGTACGGCGCCCAGCTGGAGGCCCTGAAGATGGAATTAGAGGCTGAGAG GAGGACCATCCTTGAGCAGCACGAGCAAGAAAGCTGCTATCTGCGTGACGTGGCACTGGCCACAGAGCAGAATTACGCCAAGAACAACCACGAGGCCACGCTGAACTTCCAGAGTGCCCGTGATGACATCAAATACAAG AGCCAGCAGGAGAAGCAGTACAGCCGCCTGCAGCTGGGTGGGAAGGTGGAGGTGCTCTGGGAGCAGTTCCAGAGGGCCATGCAGAGCTACACGGAGGCCACCGAGCACCAGAAGATTGCTTTTGAGGCACTGAAACAGAAGGACAAGAAGAGCTCCAGGGAGATAGAGATGCAGGCGAAGAAGCTGCAAAAGCTCCAG GACTTGGTCACAGCCGCCAAGGGCCAGATCGCGGCTCACCTCCGAGAGAGCGAAAAGCAGAACCGGCGTGCAcgggaggagaaggaaagcgTCCTCAGGCAGCTCCAGGAGCTCAAGAACGAGATGAAGCAGGCCAGGGCTACGGCCCACGGCAGCCTGGCCAGGCTCACcacacagagcagcactgccctgAAGGCTCTGGCGCGGGTGGTGGAGAAG gcCCAGCGCATCCTGCGGCTGGCCGAGATGTGCCGCAGGCTGGAGACGGAGGAGGAAAAGGTGCTGCCTTTCTACCCTTCCTCGCTGGCAGAGGGGGATCAGCGAGAAGCTCAGCAAGTCCTTGAGGAGACACCCACGGAGCCCCTGGCCCAG GCCATGCAGGACTACGTGGGGCTGGAGCGCTTCTGGCAGCGGTTCAACAAGGTGAAGCTGGAAGAGCAGGCGCTGGAGCGGGAGCGGGCAGCCCTGAGCCAGAGGAACCAGCACCTGCGGGAGCTGCTCAGGCAGTACCTGGCAGGGATCTCCGTCAGCCGGGAGGTGCTGAGTGAGCCCAATGCGGTCCTCACCATCGAGCGCAAGAACTGCATCCCCGCGGACTTGCGCCGTGCTGAGGGGGGCCATGCACAAGGTCATCAGGGCACCAAACACCCTGACAGCCTCTCGGAAGGGGACGCCCACCCAGACCCCATCCATGGCTCCACAGGCACCAGCTGA